The following proteins are encoded in a genomic region of Thermogemmata fonticola:
- a CDS encoding NYN domain-containing protein, whose translation MLWIIDGYNLMHAWSPLPHPQTHPTASRSQKAFQRHRQKFLDWLGTHRARCHPKDEVEVVFDAYNAPQPTHPEVYFGLQVHYSYRTHADHWIEERLRSLQGRQAVTVVSDDHGVQHMANRRGIAWMECSDFLERWSRETPPAGSPPVQPSASAPPEEDKEKATLSAAELEGLLQAFQQRPVSRFRRRPLPRRPFRRQ comes from the coding sequence ATGCTCTGGATCATCGACGGATACAACCTGATGCATGCATGGTCGCCCTTGCCGCATCCCCAAACCCATCCGACGGCGAGTCGGTCCCAAAAGGCATTTCAGCGGCACCGGCAGAAGTTTCTGGATTGGTTGGGAACGCATCGCGCACGCTGCCATCCGAAGGATGAGGTGGAAGTTGTTTTCGATGCCTACAACGCTCCCCAGCCGACTCACCCGGAGGTGTATTTCGGCTTGCAGGTCCATTATTCCTACAGGACCCATGCGGATCACTGGATCGAAGAACGGCTGCGTTCCCTGCAAGGCCGTCAAGCCGTGACAGTCGTGTCCGACGATCACGGGGTGCAGCACATGGCGAATCGACGCGGCATTGCTTGGATGGAATGCAGCGATTTTCTGGAACGCTGGAGCCGCGAAACCCCGCCCGCCGGCTCACCGCCTGTCCAGCCCAGTGCAAGCGCCCCGCCTGAGGAAGACAAGGAAAAGGCCACGCTGTCCGCCGCCGAGCTTGAGGGTCTATTGCAGGCTTTTCAGCAACGTCCTGTTTCACGTTTCCGGCGCCGTCCTCTTCCCCGCCGCCCTTTCCGCCGACAGTGA
- a CDS encoding DNA gyrase inhibitor YacG yields the protein MKPMRCPICDTPMPGNWQDYPDYPFCSKRCRTIDLGRWLNEEYRIVEAAPEEDRPPLPPPDEQE from the coding sequence ATGAAACCTATGCGGTGCCCGATCTGTGACACACCCATGCCCGGCAACTGGCAAGACTATCCGGATTACCCGTTCTGTTCCAAACGCTGCCGGACAATTGACCTGGGGCGCTGGTTGAACGAGGAGTACCGGATTGTCGAGGCCGCCCCCGAGGAGGATCGCCCACCCTTGCCCCCGCCCGACGAGCAGGAGTAG
- a CDS encoding FmdB family zinc ribbon protein, which translates to MPTYEYACGACDHRFEQWQSFSAAALTDCPRCGQPRLVRLFGSGGAIIFKGSGFYETDYRRPQSQRQADKNRKQQDSTAPSASSSSASPPGNNADSPSSEPGTSRQA; encoded by the coding sequence ATGCCCACTTACGAATACGCCTGTGGCGCGTGTGATCATCGCTTTGAGCAGTGGCAGTCGTTTTCGGCGGCGGCCTTGACCGATTGCCCCCGCTGCGGCCAACCTCGTTTGGTTCGCCTCTTCGGCAGCGGCGGAGCTATCATCTTCAAAGGAAGCGGTTTTTACGAAACCGACTATCGCCGCCCTCAGTCCCAACGGCAAGCGGATAAAAATCGGAAACAGCAGGACTCGACTGCCCCTTCGGCTAGTTCCAGCTCGGCCTCGCCCCCAGGAAACAATGCCGATTCCCCCTCCTCGGAGCCAGGCACCTCGCGGCAGGCATAA
- a CDS encoding nucleotide exchange factor GrpE: protein MAEDRMTPTPESAVTDRSDSTPAANDTPTDTGEVERLRQLLAETEQKLASVEAELHNFKLRLADVENYRKRLLRNVEEEKKYAIEPLVRDLLGAFDNLERAIEAAKTAGDNGPLAVGVGATAAQILDILRRHGVTRIDCAPGTPFDPNIHQAVAQQPSQTVAPGHVLQILHHGFRLHDRVLRPTAVVVATAPEAPPAEPASHQGNPSAS from the coding sequence ATGGCGGAGGACCGGATGACCCCTACCCCAGAAAGTGCCGTGACGGATCGAAGCGATTCTACCCCTGCTGCGAATGACACGCCGACCGACACCGGTGAGGTGGAGCGCTTGCGGCAATTGCTTGCGGAAACGGAACAGAAGCTGGCCAGCGTCGAAGCGGAATTGCACAACTTCAAGCTCCGCTTGGCCGACGTGGAAAATTACCGTAAGCGCCTACTCCGGAATGTAGAAGAAGAGAAAAAATACGCGATTGAACCGCTGGTGCGGGACTTGCTCGGTGCCTTTGACAACCTGGAACGAGCCATCGAGGCTGCAAAAACTGCAGGGGACAACGGCCCTCTGGCAGTCGGCGTCGGTGCGACAGCCGCCCAGATTTTGGACATTCTCCGCCGCCACGGTGTCACGCGGATCGACTGTGCCCCCGGTACGCCGTTTGATCCGAACATCCACCAGGCCGTGGCCCAACAGCCGAGCCAAACGGTGGCGCCGGGACATGTGTTGCAAATCCTCCATCATGGTTTCCGCCTCCACGATCGGGTCCTGCGACCCACCGCCGTTGTCGTGGCTACTGCACCGGAGGCCCCACCCGCTGAACCGGCTTCCCACCAGGGCAATCCCTCGGCTTCTTGA
- the dnaJ gene encoding molecular chaperone DnaJ yields the protein MPKRCYYEVLGVPRTATEAEITKAYRALAKKYHPDQNPGDDSVLEKYHEVSEAYEVLKDPEKRAIYDRYGHEGLANGGMPPEGSIHIDLSEVFDDLIGGLFGGRRRGGRGGQRRGADIEEVLDLELLEAATGVSRTLTVRYEANCRTCGGTGARPGTQPVVCRRCRGSGTEYISGGFFALPQRCRACAGAGYTIAHPCTDCRGRGRVEARETVTVTIPPGVDTRTRLTLRGHGHEGTPGAPRGDLHLILRVREHKVFERDGHNLICQCPISFARAALGGTVELTTLTGEKVTLQVPRGTQTHTVLRIPGHGMPDLDNPRRRGDLLVVLVVETPTQLTPEQEQLFRRLAELEGNAPPAAPRKGILGKLKDLITGEHPPT from the coding sequence ATGCCCAAGCGTTGCTACTACGAGGTTCTGGGTGTTCCCCGAACCGCCACGGAAGCCGAAATCACCAAAGCCTATCGTGCCTTGGCGAAAAAGTACCATCCGGATCAGAATCCGGGCGATGACTCGGTGCTGGAAAAGTATCACGAGGTGTCAGAGGCTTACGAAGTCCTCAAGGACCCGGAAAAGCGGGCTATTTATGATCGGTATGGTCATGAAGGCTTGGCCAACGGCGGGATGCCTCCGGAGGGGAGTATCCACATTGACCTGTCGGAGGTTTTCGATGATCTGATCGGCGGCCTATTCGGCGGGCGCCGGCGGGGTGGACGGGGCGGGCAGCGCCGTGGGGCAGACATCGAGGAAGTGCTCGACCTGGAGTTGCTGGAAGCCGCCACGGGAGTCTCCCGCACCCTGACCGTGCGTTATGAGGCAAATTGCCGCACTTGTGGAGGGACGGGGGCACGTCCGGGCACCCAGCCCGTGGTCTGCCGCCGCTGCCGGGGAAGCGGCACGGAATACATCAGCGGCGGTTTCTTCGCTCTGCCGCAGCGCTGCCGGGCCTGTGCCGGGGCAGGTTACACCATTGCCCATCCCTGCACGGACTGCCGGGGTCGAGGGCGCGTCGAAGCCCGCGAGACGGTCACCGTGACCATTCCTCCGGGAGTGGACACCCGCACGCGCCTGACCTTGCGCGGCCACGGCCACGAAGGAACCCCCGGTGCCCCCCGCGGCGACCTACACCTGATCCTCCGTGTCCGGGAACACAAAGTCTTCGAGCGGGACGGCCACAACTTGATCTGCCAGTGTCCCATCTCCTTCGCGCGGGCCGCCTTGGGAGGAACGGTCGAATTGACCACCCTGACAGGAGAAAAGGTGACCCTCCAGGTCCCCCGTGGTACGCAAACCCATACGGTCCTGCGGATTCCCGGCCACGGCATGCCCGATCTGGACAATCCCCGCCGTCGAGGCGACCTGCTGGTCGTCCTCGTCGTCGAGACGCCCACCCAACTCACCCCGGAACAGGAGCAACTCTTCCGCCGATTGGCAGAACTGGAAGGAAATGCCCCACCAGCAGCACCCCGCAAAGGCATCCTCGGAAAATTGAAGGATCTGATCACCGGCGAACACCCTCCAACGTAG
- the groL gene encoding chaperonin GroEL (60 kDa chaperone family; promotes refolding of misfolded polypeptides especially under stressful conditions; forms two stacked rings of heptamers to form a barrel-shaped 14mer; ends can be capped by GroES; misfolded proteins enter the barrel where they are refolded when GroES binds): MAKQLLYTDEARKKLLAGAEKLAKAVGSTLGPTGRNVIIEKSFGGPAVTKDGVTVSKEIDLPDPFENMGAKLVNAVAQKTSDVAGDGTTTATVLALAIYQEGLRSVSAGANPMSIKRGIDKAVAKAVEYMENNLTKKLTKKEEMEQVATISANNDPRIGKLMADAFEKVGKDGVITVEEGKTSETTLEFVDGMQFDKGYISPYFAVNTQDLKWEQENVFVLLHEKKLSSVRELLPILEKVAQARRPLLIVAEDVESEALAMLVVNRLKGLLEVCAVKAPGFGDRRKAMMEDIAVLTGGVFLSEDRGIKLENATLDMLGTADRVVVDKESTTIICDKSVDKKRQEAIKARVDMIRKQMEQTESEYDKEKFSERLAKLVGGVAIIKVGAATEAEMKQTKGRVEDALHATRAAVAEGIVPGGGVALLRCIPVVEELAAKLKGDEQTGAEIVARALAKPLRQIAENCGKDGAVIADEVRIRGEKNPNIGYDANTDEFVDMFKAGIVDPLRVTRNALQNAASIAGLMLTTEVAITKIEEEDDKKKAPVAGAVA; encoded by the coding sequence ATGGCGAAGCAACTGCTTTATACCGACGAGGCCCGTAAGAAACTGTTGGCGGGCGCTGAGAAACTCGCCAAGGCTGTCGGTTCCACCTTAGGACCGACCGGGCGTAACGTGATCATCGAAAAATCCTTCGGCGGTCCAGCAGTCACCAAGGACGGCGTCACCGTTTCCAAGGAAATTGACCTGCCGGATCCGTTCGAGAACATGGGGGCCAAGCTGGTCAATGCCGTGGCTCAGAAGACCAGCGATGTGGCCGGGGATGGAACCACCACCGCCACGGTCCTGGCCTTGGCGATCTACCAGGAAGGCCTGCGCAGTGTCAGCGCCGGGGCCAACCCGATGAGCATCAAGCGCGGTATCGACAAAGCCGTCGCCAAGGCCGTCGAGTACATGGAAAACAACCTCACGAAAAAGCTCACCAAAAAGGAGGAAATGGAGCAAGTGGCTACCATTTCCGCCAACAACGATCCCCGGATCGGCAAACTGATGGCCGACGCCTTCGAGAAGGTGGGCAAGGACGGCGTCATCACCGTGGAAGAAGGAAAGACATCGGAAACGACGCTGGAATTTGTCGATGGCATGCAGTTTGACAAGGGATACATCTCCCCCTACTTCGCGGTCAACACCCAGGACCTGAAGTGGGAACAGGAAAATGTCTTCGTCCTGCTCCATGAGAAGAAGCTCTCCAGTGTGCGGGAATTGCTGCCCATCTTGGAGAAAGTCGCCCAAGCCCGTCGGCCCTTGTTGATCGTGGCGGAAGATGTGGAAAGCGAAGCCCTGGCGATGCTCGTGGTCAACCGCCTCAAGGGCCTCTTGGAGGTGTGCGCCGTCAAGGCCCCCGGCTTCGGCGATCGCCGCAAGGCCATGATGGAAGACATCGCGGTCTTGACCGGAGGCGTCTTCCTCAGTGAGGATCGCGGCATCAAGCTAGAGAATGCAACCTTGGACATGCTGGGCACCGCCGACCGTGTGGTCGTGGACAAGGAAAGCACCACCATCATCTGCGACAAGTCGGTGGACAAGAAGCGCCAGGAGGCGATCAAGGCCCGGGTGGATATGATCCGCAAGCAAATGGAGCAAACCGAAAGCGAATACGACAAGGAAAAGTTCTCGGAGCGGCTGGCCAAACTCGTGGGGGGCGTCGCTATCATCAAGGTTGGAGCGGCCACCGAAGCGGAGATGAAGCAAACCAAGGGGCGGGTCGAAGATGCCCTGCATGCCACACGCGCCGCCGTGGCTGAGGGGATCGTGCCGGGAGGTGGTGTGGCCCTGCTCCGCTGCATCCCTGTGGTGGAAGAGCTAGCCGCCAAACTCAAGGGTGACGAACAAACCGGAGCTGAGATCGTCGCACGGGCCTTGGCCAAACCGCTCCGCCAAATCGCCGAAAACTGCGGCAAGGATGGCGCGGTCATCGCCGATGAAGTCCGCATCCGCGGCGAGAAAAACCCCAACATCGGCTACGACGCGAATACCGATGAATTCGTGGACATGTTCAAAGCGGGGATCGTCGATCCTCTGCGCGTGACCCGCAATGCCCTGCAAAACGCCGCCTCCATCGCGGGGCTGATGCTGACCACGGAAGTGGCCATCACCAAGATCGAAGAGGAAGACGACAAGAAGAAGGCTCCCGTGGCTGGAGCTGTCGCCTGA
- the groES gene encoding co-chaperone GroES, which yields MAKKETANITLRPLDDRIVVEPLEAEEKTPGGILLPDTAKQKPQQGKVIAVGPGRQTDDGKRLPLNVAVGDIVLFGKYSGSDVEVNGKELKILRESDILAKLEK from the coding sequence ATGGCGAAAAAAGAAACTGCGAACATCACCCTGCGTCCTCTGGATGATCGCATTGTTGTGGAGCCGCTTGAGGCCGAAGAGAAGACCCCCGGCGGTATCCTGCTGCCGGATACCGCTAAGCAAAAGCCGCAGCAGGGCAAAGTCATCGCCGTCGGGCCGGGACGGCAAACCGACGACGGCAAGCGGCTGCCCCTGAATGTAGCCGTGGGCGACATCGTCCTGTTCGGCAAATACAGCGGTTCCGATGTCGAGGTCAACGGCAAGGAACTGAAAATCCTCCGCGAAAGCGATATTCTGGCCAAGCTCGAAAAGTGA
- the groL gene encoding chaperonin GroEL (60 kDa chaperone family; promotes refolding of misfolded polypeptides especially under stressful conditions; forms two stacked rings of heptamers to form a barrel-shaped 14mer; ends can be capped by GroES; misfolded proteins enter the barrel where they are refolded when GroES binds), producing MASKQLTYADEARQKLLSGASKLARAVRCTLGPRGRNAVIDKGWGAPNVTKDGVTVAEAIDLLDPFENMGAQLVKEAASKTSDVAGDGTTTATVLAEYIFREGLKAVAAGHDPMALVRGIQKGVSLVVEELQKLAEPVDPKDTKALTEVATIAANNDKEIGQKLAEALKKVGAKDGVVTIEEGKAAETVVNVVQGMQFDRGYLSPHFVTNQEEVVCEFENPYILIYEDKISNVKSLIPLLEWAAKQKDPLLIIAEDVEGEALATLVYNKLKGVLRVCAVKAPGYGDRRKAMLEDIAILTGGKAIFKDLGIQLESVKQTPKGPVPTVVDYLGRAKKVRIDAENTTITEGKGDPAAIEGRAEQIRKEIEKTESEYDREKLQERLAKLAGGIAVVKVGAPTETAMKERKALYEDALHATRAALAEGIVPGGGVALLNARKVLEKARKNHDNPEEAQGLSVLYDALAMPTRLIAENAGYDGTVVVNNILKQKDKNYGFNADTEQYEDLRKAGVIDPLKVTRSALQNGASVACLLLTTECMIADIPEPKKAGGQDDHHHHDF from the coding sequence ATGGCATCGAAACAACTGACTTACGCAGACGAGGCGCGCCAGAAGTTGCTCAGCGGGGCGAGCAAACTGGCACGGGCGGTCCGTTGCACGTTAGGTCCTCGCGGTCGTAATGCGGTCATCGATAAAGGCTGGGGGGCCCCGAACGTGACCAAAGACGGTGTGACGGTGGCCGAAGCCATCGACCTGCTGGACCCCTTCGAGAACATGGGCGCGCAACTGGTCAAGGAAGCCGCTAGCAAGACCAGCGATGTCGCCGGGGATGGTACGACCACCGCCACGGTCCTGGCCGAGTACATCTTCCGCGAGGGACTGAAAGCCGTGGCTGCCGGGCACGACCCGATGGCCTTGGTCCGCGGCATTCAGAAGGGAGTCAGCCTGGTCGTCGAAGAATTGCAAAAGCTGGCCGAACCTGTTGATCCCAAGGATACCAAGGCTCTCACCGAGGTCGCCACCATCGCTGCCAACAACGATAAGGAAATCGGCCAGAAACTAGCGGAAGCCCTCAAAAAGGTGGGAGCTAAAGACGGCGTGGTCACCATCGAAGAGGGCAAGGCGGCGGAAACCGTCGTCAACGTCGTCCAAGGTATGCAGTTCGACCGGGGCTATCTCTCGCCGCACTTCGTCACCAATCAGGAAGAAGTCGTCTGTGAATTCGAGAACCCCTACATCCTCATCTACGAGGACAAGATTTCCAATGTGAAGTCGCTCATTCCCCTGTTGGAGTGGGCCGCCAAGCAAAAGGACCCCTTGCTCATCATTGCAGAAGATGTGGAAGGGGAAGCCCTTGCAACTCTAGTGTACAACAAGCTCAAGGGCGTACTCCGGGTCTGCGCCGTCAAGGCTCCCGGCTATGGGGATCGCCGCAAGGCCATGTTGGAAGATATCGCCATCCTCACCGGCGGTAAGGCCATCTTCAAGGACCTAGGCATCCAACTGGAGAGCGTCAAGCAAACGCCCAAGGGACCGGTACCGACAGTGGTAGACTACCTGGGCCGGGCCAAGAAGGTCCGGATCGATGCCGAGAACACCACGATCACCGAGGGGAAAGGCGATCCTGCCGCTATCGAGGGCCGAGCGGAGCAGATCCGCAAGGAGATCGAAAAGACGGAAAGCGAATACGATCGGGAAAAGCTTCAGGAACGGCTGGCGAAACTGGCGGGTGGTATCGCTGTCGTGAAAGTCGGCGCTCCCACCGAGACGGCCATGAAAGAACGCAAGGCCCTCTACGAGGATGCCCTGCATGCCACGCGAGCCGCTCTGGCGGAAGGGATCGTCCCGGGTGGCGGTGTCGCCCTGCTCAATGCCCGCAAAGTCCTCGAAAAAGCTCGGAAGAATCACGACAATCCAGAGGAAGCCCAAGGACTGAGCGTGCTCTACGATGCCCTGGCGATGCCCACCCGCCTCATCGCAGAAAATGCCGGGTATGATGGCACCGTCGTGGTCAATAACATCCTCAAGCAGAAGGACAAGAACTACGGCTTCAACGCCGACACGGAACAGTACGAGGACCTACGCAAGGCCGGGGTGATCGACCCTCTCAAAGTCACCCGCAGCGCCCTGCAGAACGGTGCCAGTGTCGCCTGCCTGCTCCTGACTACCGAATGCATGATCGCGGACATTCCGGAACCCAAGAAGGCGGGCGGACAAGACGACCATCACCACCACGACTTCTAA
- the pfp gene encoding diphosphate--fructose-6-phosphate 1-phosphotransferase, which translates to MAERGKLGIVVGGGPAPGINGVISSVTIEAINQGLEVIGIRDGFKHLVNGDLTQVRTLTIPDVAPFYQKGGSLLGTSRTNPTKDPQHMANVLEGLRRLGIQYLVTIGGDDTAFSGSQVYQHARGEIRVAHVPKTIDNDLPLPPGIPTFGFETARHYGAQLARNLHEDAKTTNRWYIVVSMGRAAGHLALGIGKASAATVTIIAEEFQNRTVTLELICDIIIGSMIKRKAQGKGYGLAVLAEGLMESIGEERLKEILSQNPGKFGNIEVDAFGHLRLGEIEFGRLVRTFLADRLKALGLKFDMIDKDLGYELRCADPIPFDAEYTRNLGYGAVKFLLSPQAERHGVVITFVGGSMVPRPFEEMIDPATRKMRPRLVDIHSETYEVARRYMIRLEKSDFDDPARLEKLAAVVKMTPSQFTERFGYLVH; encoded by the coding sequence ATGGCAGAGCGTGGTAAGTTGGGCATTGTCGTTGGAGGAGGACCGGCTCCCGGCATCAATGGCGTCATCAGTTCCGTGACCATCGAAGCTATCAATCAAGGATTGGAGGTGATCGGCATTCGCGATGGATTCAAGCATTTGGTCAACGGCGATCTCACCCAGGTTCGCACTTTGACAATCCCGGATGTTGCCCCCTTTTACCAGAAGGGGGGAAGCCTTCTCGGCACCAGCCGGACCAACCCGACGAAAGACCCGCAGCACATGGCCAATGTCCTGGAGGGGTTGAGGCGCTTGGGGATCCAGTATCTGGTGACGATTGGCGGGGATGACACAGCTTTCAGCGGCAGTCAGGTGTATCAACATGCCCGCGGAGAAATCCGGGTAGCTCACGTACCCAAAACGATTGACAACGACCTGCCTTTGCCTCCTGGTATTCCCACCTTTGGTTTTGAGACGGCCCGGCATTACGGCGCTCAACTCGCGCGTAACCTGCATGAGGACGCCAAAACCACCAACCGCTGGTACATTGTGGTCAGCATGGGGCGCGCTGCCGGTCATCTGGCCCTGGGCATCGGCAAAGCCTCGGCGGCGACGGTGACCATCATCGCCGAGGAGTTCCAGAATCGCACGGTCACGCTGGAGCTGATCTGCGACATCATCATCGGTTCGATGATCAAGCGCAAGGCTCAGGGGAAGGGTTACGGCCTGGCGGTCCTGGCGGAGGGACTGATGGAAAGCATCGGCGAGGAACGCCTCAAGGAAATCCTGAGCCAAAATCCCGGCAAGTTCGGCAATATCGAGGTGGATGCCTTCGGGCACTTGCGGCTGGGCGAGATCGAATTTGGCCGACTGGTTCGCACCTTTTTGGCCGACCGCCTCAAGGCACTCGGTTTGAAATTTGACATGATCGACAAGGACCTGGGGTATGAGTTGCGTTGCGCCGATCCCATTCCCTTCGATGCAGAGTACACCCGCAATCTTGGCTACGGGGCCGTCAAGTTTCTTCTCTCGCCGCAGGCCGAACGCCACGGTGTGGTCATCACCTTCGTAGGCGGCAGCATGGTTCCCCGGCCCTTTGAGGAAATGATCGATCCGGCGACCCGGAAAATGCGCCCGCGACTCGTGGACATTCACAGCGAAACTTACGAGGTGGCCCGCCGCTATATGATCCGCTTGGAAAAGAGCGATTTCGACGATCCCGCACGCCTGGAAAAGCTCGCCGCCGTGGTCAAAATGACCCCGTCTCAATTCACAGAGCGCTTCGGCTACCTGGTGCACTGA
- a CDS encoding DUF2784 domain-containing protein: protein MSESVYYGLLADVVVALHLAYVAYVVVGQVLIVIAAPFRWQWARNPWFRLTHLLAIAIVAYEAIMGIRCPLTVWEEQLRELAGQPFDSGQTFLGRLFHDLLFYEGLPDIFFTTLYISMLVVVLQGIIMYPPRMFRIRRMPPPVSPTAHTLSLPA from the coding sequence ATGAGTGAATCTGTATATTATGGTTTGTTGGCAGATGTGGTAGTGGCTCTACATCTGGCCTATGTTGCGTATGTGGTTGTTGGGCAGGTTCTGATTGTGATCGCTGCCCCGTTCCGCTGGCAGTGGGCGCGCAATCCATGGTTCCGCCTGACCCATTTACTGGCCATTGCGATTGTGGCTTACGAAGCGATCATGGGAATCCGCTGTCCGTTGACGGTGTGGGAGGAGCAACTGCGCGAGTTGGCCGGCCAGCCCTTTGACAGCGGTCAAACTTTCCTAGGCCGCCTCTTCCACGACCTCCTGTTTTACGAAGGTTTGCCAGACATCTTTTTCACCACGCTCTATATCTCGATGCTTGTAGTAGTCCTTCAGGGAATCATTATGTATCCGCCGCGGATGTTTCGCATCAGACGAATGCCTCCGCCAGTCTCTCCAACTGCACACACATTGTCGCTACCAGCCTGA
- a CDS encoding ExeA family protein, with amino-acid sequence MRESGIALSGAGFALEGKRYCPLPALEAARQMCRRAWQRRESVVITGPSGVGKTMLLRLLLADLPPAATLWLIPHGRAETAAELYQAILFDLGLPYQGRSPQELRLAVWEVLVSAKMPVSLIVDEAQHLGEEAIEEMRLLTSFGSFQGAVVIPVLAGQCGLLAKLRQPALQSFAARVGLHCRLEAWSEEESLTFLRWHWQQASLPIEEEALAWIARVCQGNAHRLVQLSLEAERLAQVDEASCVDGEAVWEAIQQLGLSPKIAEESGEAKLTQQREQEEEVGEGIAAVPPGLPSGDGSRCERRAASKDQVSSLVQTKEVTAPGGVPEVEAA; translated from the coding sequence GTGAGGGAGTCAGGCATAGCGTTGTCGGGGGCCGGTTTTGCGTTGGAGGGAAAGCGCTATTGCCCTCTGCCTGCTCTGGAGGCGGCGCGTCAGATGTGCCGGCGGGCTTGGCAACGGCGGGAAAGCGTGGTCATCACGGGTCCCAGCGGTGTGGGCAAAACCATGCTGTTGCGGCTCCTCCTGGCAGACCTGCCTCCCGCAGCAACGCTTTGGCTCATTCCCCATGGCCGGGCCGAGACCGCCGCCGAATTGTACCAGGCGATCCTCTTCGATCTCGGCCTTCCTTATCAGGGACGTTCCCCGCAGGAATTGCGCCTGGCCGTCTGGGAGGTATTAGTTTCTGCCAAGATGCCGGTGTCGCTGATCGTGGATGAAGCCCAGCATTTGGGGGAAGAAGCGATCGAAGAGATGCGGCTGTTGACCAGTTTCGGTAGCTTTCAAGGTGCGGTGGTGATCCCGGTATTGGCGGGGCAATGCGGACTTCTCGCCAAGCTGCGCCAACCAGCCTTGCAGTCCTTTGCCGCACGCGTGGGCCTCCATTGCCGTCTGGAAGCGTGGAGTGAAGAAGAGTCGCTGACCTTCCTGCGTTGGCATTGGCAACAGGCGTCGCTGCCGATCGAGGAGGAGGCGCTGGCATGGATCGCACGTGTTTGCCAGGGGAATGCCCACCGTTTGGTGCAATTGTCGCTGGAGGCCGAGCGCTTGGCCCAGGTGGATGAAGCTTCCTGTGTGGATGGTGAGGCGGTTTGGGAAGCCATCCAGCAACTGGGTTTATCGCCGAAGATAGCCGAGGAATCTGGGGAAGCGAAGTTGACTCAGCAACGGGAGCAGGAGGAAGAGGTGGGGGAGGGAATAGCCGCCGTGCCGCCGGGCCTTCCATCGGGGGATGGTTCTCGATGCGAGCGGCGGGCAGCCAGCAAAGATCAAGTCTCGTCCCTGGTTCAGACGAAGGAAGTAACAGCACCTGGCGGCGTACCGGAGGTAGAAGCAGCATGA